A stretch of the bacterium SCSIO 12827 genome encodes the following:
- a CDS encoding nucleotidyltransferase family protein, with product MAAPGPAKAMVLAAGLGTRMRPLTDDKPKPLIAVDGRALIDHMLDRLEESGVTDAVVNVFHLAEQLESHLAGRSSPRITVIREPERLETGGGVKNVLHLFGDAPFYVANSDALLLNGPHPILPRLASCWDDDKMDGLLLLHSTVEAFGYEGPGDFCADPDGQLTRRPEMEVAPWLFTGVQILHPRLFEGTPDGAFSLNVLYDKAIEAGRLYGVMHDGEWFHVGTPDGLAEAEDYMSERFAGRTYR from the coding sequence ATGGCGGCGCCGGGGCCGGCCAAGGCCATGGTCCTGGCCGCGGGGCTGGGCACCCGCATGCGTCCGCTGACCGACGACAAACCGAAACCGCTGATCGCCGTCGACGGGCGGGCGCTGATCGACCACATGCTCGACCGCCTGGAAGAATCCGGGGTGACGGACGCCGTGGTCAACGTCTTCCACCTGGCCGAACAATTGGAAAGCCATCTTGCCGGGCGTTCCTCGCCGCGCATCACGGTCATCCGCGAACCGGAACGCCTGGAAACCGGTGGCGGGGTGAAGAACGTCCTGCACCTGTTCGGCGACGCGCCCTTTTATGTCGCCAATTCGGATGCGTTGCTGCTTAACGGCCCGCACCCCATCCTGCCGCGTTTGGCATCCTGCTGGGATGACGACAAGATGGACGGGCTGCTGCTGCTGCATTCCACGGTCGAGGCTTTCGGTTATGAAGGGCCCGGTGATTTCTGCGCCGATCCGGACGGCCAGTTGACCCGCCGCCCCGAGATGGAGGTCGCCCCCTGGCTGTTCACGGGCGTGCAGATCCTGCATCCGCGCCTGTTCGAGGGCACGCCGGACGGCGCGTTCTCCCTCAACGTTCTTTACGACAAGGCGATCGAGGCCGGGCGGCTGTACGGCGTCATGCACGACGGCGAATGGTTCCACGTCGGCACCCCCGACGGCCTGGCCGAGGCCGAGGACTACATGTCCGAACGCTTCGCCGGGCGGACCTATCGATGA
- a CDS encoding phosphotransferase, which translates to MTERDDLIAGFLDHHGWGNAARSVLAADASFRGYYRLANGDRRAVLMDAPPPKEDVRPFVSVARHLLKLGLSAPEVYAEDAAAGLLLLEDLGDDTYTRMLADGADAEALYACAVDVLIHIHDRAPEAAIPRALPPYDERKLMEEASLLTDWYLPAVTGAEIDDEAREAYQEAWRPAFRQVLAQPKTLVLRDFHVDNLIWLKDRTGIQRCGLLDFQDAVAGSPVYDLMSLLEDARREVDPVLTAHMLARYLAAFPDMDHDALGASYAILGAQRHAKVIGIFTRLSHRDGKSQYLSHIPHVWRMLERSLAHPALAEVKAWIDTAIPEGNRTVPAPSQPEAAA; encoded by the coding sequence ATGACTGAACGTGACGACCTGATTGCCGGTTTCCTGGACCACCATGGCTGGGGCAATGCCGCGCGCAGCGTGCTTGCCGCCGACGCCTCGTTCCGGGGTTATTACCGCCTTGCCAACGGCGACCGCCGCGCCGTGCTGATGGACGCCCCGCCGCCCAAGGAAGACGTGCGCCCCTTCGTCTCCGTCGCGCGTCATTTGCTGAAGCTGGGCCTGAGCGCGCCCGAGGTCTATGCCGAGGACGCGGCCGCCGGCCTGCTGCTGCTGGAAGACCTGGGCGACGATACCTATACCCGCATGCTGGCCGACGGCGCCGATGCCGAAGCGCTTTACGCCTGCGCCGTCGACGTGCTGATCCATATCCACGACCGGGCACCCGAGGCCGCCATCCCCCGCGCCTTGCCGCCCTATGACGAACGCAAGCTGATGGAGGAAGCCAGCCTGCTGACCGACTGGTACCTGCCGGCGGTCACCGGTGCCGAGATCGACGACGAGGCCCGCGAAGCCTATCAGGAAGCCTGGCGCCCCGCTTTTCGCCAGGTCCTGGCCCAGCCCAAGACCCTGGTGCTGCGCGACTTTCACGTCGACAACCTGATCTGGCTGAAGGACCGTACCGGGATTCAACGCTGCGGGCTGCTGGACTTTCAGGACGCGGTCGCGGGCTCGCCGGTCTATGACCTGATGTCGCTGCTGGAAGATGCCCGGCGCGAGGTCGATCCCGTGCTGACCGCGCATATGCTGGCGCGCTACCTGGCCGCCTTCCCGGACATGGACCATGACGCCCTGGGGGCGAGTTACGCCATCCTGGGCGCCCAGCGCCACGCCAAGGTCATCGGCATCTTCACGCGGCTGTCCCACCGCGACGGCAAGTCACAGTACCTGTCCCATATCCCCCATGTCTGGCGCATGCTGGAACGCTCCCTGGCCCATCCGGCCCTGGCCGAGGTCAAGGCCTGGATCGACACGGCCATTCCCGAGGGCAACCGCACCGTCCCCGCACCCTCTCAGCCCGAGGCCGCGGCGTGA
- the tsaE gene encoding tRNA (adenosine(37)-N6)-threonylcarbamoyltransferase complex ATPase subunit type 1 TsaE: MAHASEEPTGFVLTLEGEDAALSLGARLAAVCRPGDAIALWGGLGMGKTVIARGFVRALLGPDEEVPSPTFTLVQPYDGPDATLYHFDLYRLNDPEEAFELDIEDAFAEGISLIEWPERLGPYLPGGRLDLRLSPGDGENRRRVTLSGGGDWTERLKRAELHD, translated from the coding sequence ATGGCGCATGCAAGCGAGGAACCGACCGGTTTCGTCCTGACCCTGGAAGGGGAGGATGCGGCCTTGTCTCTTGGCGCGCGTCTGGCCGCGGTCTGCCGGCCCGGCGACGCGATCGCCCTCTGGGGCGGGCTGGGCATGGGCAAGACCGTGATCGCCCGCGGCTTCGTTCGCGCCCTTCTGGGCCCCGACGAAGAGGTGCCGAGCCCGACCTTCACCCTGGTTCAGCCCTATGACGGGCCGGACGCCACCCTGTATCACTTTGACCTATACCGCCTGAACGATCCCGAGGAAGCCTTCGAGCTGGATATCGAGGATGCCTTCGCCGAGGGCATCTCCCTGATCGAATGGCCGGAACGCCTGGGGCCATACCTGCCCGGCGGGCGGCTTGACCTGCGGTTGTCGCCGGGCGACGGCGAAAACCGGCGGCGGGTCACGCTTTCCGGCGGCGGTGACTGGACTGAACGATTGAAACGAGCGGAGCTCCATGACTGA
- a CDS encoding NAD(P)/FAD-dependent oxidoreductase: MSQTPERTDVVIIGAGPVGLFAVFECGMLGLKCHVVDALEMPGGQLSALYPEKPIYDIPGYPRIGAQDLVDRLTEQAAPFDPIYHLGSPVTVLTQDDGIWRVETARGTAITAPTVIVCAGVGAFGPNRPPLDGIEAYEDQGPGLGVKYMVGRIEDFRGRRVVIAGGGDSAVDWALSLAEVADSLAVVHRRPKFRAAPDNVRRLEDLAAAGKVDLVIPFQLGDLEGGDGRLDAVIARDLDGNARRLPADVLLPFFGMLQQLGPIADWQLDLQDNHIAVDPATMATDRPGLFAAGDIVTYPGKLKLILTGFAEAAAAAHGAHAVARPGEILHFEYSTTKGVPGPGKD; the protein is encoded by the coding sequence GTGTCCCAGACGCCGGAACGGACGGATGTGGTGATCATCGGCGCGGGCCCCGTGGGCCTGTTCGCGGTGTTCGAATGCGGCATGCTGGGCCTGAAGTGTCACGTGGTCGACGCCCTGGAAATGCCAGGCGGGCAGTTGAGTGCACTCTACCCGGAAAAACCCATTTACGATATCCCGGGATATCCCCGGATCGGTGCCCAGGACCTGGTCGACCGATTAACCGAACAGGCCGCCCCCTTTGACCCCATCTACCATCTGGGCAGTCCGGTCACCGTCCTGACGCAGGATGACGGCATCTGGCGGGTCGAAACCGCCCGGGGCACGGCGATCACCGCCCCCACGGTCATCGTCTGCGCCGGGGTCGGCGCCTTCGGGCCCAACCGCCCGCCCCTGGACGGCATCGAGGCCTATGAGGATCAGGGCCCCGGCCTGGGCGTGAAATACATGGTCGGGCGGATTGAGGATTTCCGCGGCCGCCGCGTGGTCATCGCCGGCGGCGGCGACAGCGCCGTCGATTGGGCGCTCAGCCTAGCGGAGGTCGCCGACAGCCTGGCTGTTGTCCATCGCCGGCCGAAATTCCGCGCCGCCCCCGACAACGTGCGCCGGTTGGAAGACCTGGCGGCGGCGGGTAAGGTCGATCTGGTCATTCCCTTTCAGCTGGGTGATCTTGAAGGGGGCGACGGGCGGCTCGACGCCGTCATCGCCCGCGATCTCGACGGCAACGCGCGGCGGCTTCCCGCCGACGTGCTGCTGCCGTTCTTCGGCATGCTGCAGCAACTGGGGCCGATCGCCGACTGGCAATTGGATCTCCAGGACAACCACATCGCCGTCGATCCGGCGACCATGGCGACGGATCGCCCGGGCCTGTTCGCGGCCGGCGATATCGTCACCTACCCCGGCAAGCTGAAACTGATCCTGACCGGTTTCGCCGAAGCCGCCGCCGCCGCCCACGGCGCCCATGCGGTGGCGCGGCCGGGCGAGATTCTGCATTTCGAATATTCCACGACCAAGGGCGTGCCCGGTCCGGGGAAGGATTAG
- a CDS encoding c-type cytochrome codes for MSGAAASEDPPPAAVPCLRCHGPAHLAEKPRVPSILGQDAKYLIHQIAAFQREFVPRGSGFTRLERKHPVMNAQAPKVDHKDIGIVAGYFSRQACVNARDLDGGPSVPPPKPLLATRCFLCHGAAGQSRHMFIPTLAGQRQGYLRSQLLSFRDTHWIDLTRPGQSRVHSMMTRQGSYLTDAQIDDLAAYFAAQPCR; via the coding sequence GTGAGCGGCGCCGCCGCATCGGAAGACCCACCACCCGCCGCCGTTCCCTGCCTGCGCTGTCACGGGCCCGCGCATCTTGCCGAGAAACCCCGCGTGCCGTCGATCCTGGGCCAGGATGCCAAATACCTGATTCATCAGATCGCTGCGTTCCAGCGTGAATTCGTGCCGCGGGGCAGCGGCTTCACCCGCCTGGAGCGTAAGCACCCGGTGATGAACGCCCAAGCGCCAAAGGTCGATCACAAGGATATTGGAATCGTCGCCGGCTATTTTTCACGCCAGGCCTGTGTCAACGCCCGCGACCTGGACGGCGGCCCGTCAGTCCCCCCGCCCAAACCCTTGTTGGCGACCCGGTGTTTTCTGTGTCACGGCGCGGCGGGGCAGAGCCGCCACATGTTCATTCCGACCCTCGCCGGACAACGGCAAGGCTATCTGCGCTCACAGCTGCTGTCGTTCCGCGATACCCATTGGATCGATCTGACCCGGCCGGGCCAGTCACGCGTGCACAGCATGATGACCCGCCAGGGCAGTTATCTGACCGATGCGCAGATCGACGATCTGGCCGCCTATTTCGCGGCCCAGCCGTGCCGGTAA
- the hspQ gene encoding heat shock protein HspQ: MSRSFAKFPLGEFVRHRVYGFRGVVFDIDPEFNNSEEWYDSIPADVRPRKDQPFYHLLAENHDKSPYVAYVSEQNLELEDSDELIDHPDLPDYFTVDDDGRLIYRHPMN; encoded by the coding sequence ATGAGTAGATCATTCGCGAAATTCCCGCTCGGCGAATTCGTCCGCCACCGCGTCTATGGATTCCGCGGCGTGGTGTTCGATATCGATCCCGAATTCAACAATTCAGAGGAATGGTACGACAGCATCCCCGCCGACGTGCGCCCGCGCAAGGACCAGCCGTTCTATCACCTGCTTGCGGAAAACCACGACAAGTCGCCCTATGTGGCCTACGTGTCGGAGCAGAACCTGGAACTTGAGGATTCGGACGAACTGATCGACCATCCGGATCTGCCGGACTATTTCACGGTCGATGACGACGGCCGCCTGATCTACCGCCATCCCATGAACTGA
- a CDS encoding PAS-domain containing protein — MLSNITPISAFSAGLLLGAGLLLIVAWMFRRRAGEAEHERRRIEAVAVKAREILAGSPDGLFLWDRGSGGITCSRKLASLLSLADGTNAKFEDVIACFDGDSAKRLKASVTFLHEEGRRFEIVLTTADSGGRRMVQAVGARASAKDGKALADMVWMRDISAAAKLLIDLTGEGDLPEARDLHLRGLLDALPFPIWLRDGDLRVVFTNQAALNQRVAGPDDGQAETARDEARAVTRVQDLENAGETRSFDVTECPLATDGSGGDGEDAPDTAVSGLIGYAFPHGSGDNPAPPPAAEPAALPPWAQMAEAVLKGLGTGIAIFDRSAKLVFFNEAYRDMWRLDAAWLDEGRDFPEILEHLRAERRLPEVPDFRAYKMEQLALFDEAGDPMGDLMHLPDGRTLRAVAYPMPSGGLAFGYDDVTDQLDLESANNARDAVYRASLENLSEAIAVFGSDGRLKFWNPAFSRLWNLGDDGLSAGTHVSDFVEATRPLAATGGDWDTKKAQILSAMTRREVTRDAIECADGRVLEFVNTPLPDGGVLIAYAETRANGALTADP; from the coding sequence GTGCTAAGCAATATCACCCCTATCAGTGCATTCAGCGCCGGCCTGCTGCTCGGCGCGGGCCTGCTATTGATCGTCGCCTGGATGTTCCGGCGGCGCGCGGGCGAGGCTGAACACGAGCGCCGACGGATCGAGGCCGTGGCCGTCAAGGCCCGGGAAATCCTGGCCGGATCGCCCGACGGCCTGTTTCTGTGGGACCGCGGATCGGGCGGCATCACCTGTTCGCGCAAGCTGGCATCGCTGTTGTCGCTGGCCGACGGCACCAACGCCAAGTTCGAGGACGTCATCGCCTGCTTCGACGGCGATTCGGCAAAACGGCTGAAGGCATCGGTCACTTTCCTGCACGAAGAGGGCCGTCGGTTCGAAATCGTGCTGACCACCGCCGATTCGGGCGGCCGGCGCATGGTCCAGGCCGTGGGCGCCCGCGCCAGCGCCAAGGACGGCAAGGCGCTGGCCGACATGGTGTGGATGCGCGACATTTCCGCCGCCGCGAAACTGCTGATCGACCTGACCGGCGAGGGCGACCTGCCGGAAGCCCGCGACCTGCACCTGCGCGGCCTGCTGGATGCCCTGCCGTTCCCGATCTGGCTGCGCGACGGCGACCTGCGCGTCGTGTTCACCAACCAGGCCGCGCTCAACCAGCGCGTTGCCGGCCCCGACGACGGCCAGGCGGAAACGGCCCGCGACGAGGCCCGCGCGGTAACCCGCGTCCAGGACCTGGAAAACGCCGGCGAGACCCGGTCCTTCGACGTCACGGAATGCCCGCTCGCCACCGACGGCAGCGGCGGCGACGGAGAGGACGCACCGGACACCGCCGTCAGCGGCCTGATCGGATATGCCTTCCCCCACGGATCGGGCGACAACCCGGCCCCGCCCCCGGCGGCCGAGCCGGCCGCCCTGCCGCCCTGGGCGCAAATGGCGGAGGCCGTGCTCAAGGGCCTCGGCACCGGCATCGCCATCTTCGACCGCTCGGCCAAGCTGGTGTTCTTCAACGAGGCCTACCGCGACATGTGGCGGCTTGATGCCGCATGGCTGGACGAAGGCCGCGATTTTCCGGAAATCCTCGAACATCTTCGCGCCGAGCGCCGCCTGCCCGAGGTCCCCGACTTCCGCGCTTACAAGATGGAGCAGCTGGCCCTGTTCGACGAGGCCGGCGACCCCATGGGCGATCTCATGCATCTGCCCGACGGGCGGACGCTGCGCGCCGTCGCCTACCCCATGCCGTCGGGCGGGCTCGCCTTCGGTTACGACGACGTGACCGACCAATTGGATCTGGAAAGCGCCAACAACGCGCGCGACGCCGTCTACCGCGCCAGCCTGGAGAATCTCAGCGAGGCCATCGCCGTGTTCGGATCGGATGGGCGCCTGAAATTTTGGAACCCGGCCTTTTCCCGGCTATGGAATCTGGGCGACGACGGGTTGAGCGCCGGCACCCATGTCAGCGACTTCGTCGAGGCGACCCGCCCCTTGGCCGCCACCGGCGGCGACTGGGACACCAAGAAAGCACAGATCCTGTCCGCCATGACCCGGCGCGAGGTCACCCGCGACGCCATCGAATGTGCCGACGGCCGTGTGCTGGAATTCGTCAACACGCCCCTGCCCGACGGCGGCGTGCTGATCGCCTATGCGGAAACGCGGGCGAACGGGGCCCTGACTGCTGATCCTTGA
- a CDS encoding adenosylhomocysteinase has translation MPFDDYKVADMSLADWGRKEISMAETEMPGLMSTRDEYRAQQPLKGARIAGSLHMTIQTAVLIETLKDLGADVRWASCNIFSTQDHAAAAIADGGTPVFAHKGENLEEYWDYCHRIFDFPEGTANMILDDGGDATLLIHLGIEAAKNPSVLDNPGSEEAEYMFASIKKKLAEDSGWYARQGEAIKGVTEETTTGVHRLYDMQKKGTLMFPAINVNDSVTKSKFDNKYGCRESLVDSIRRATDVMMAGKVAVVAGYGDVGKGSAESLSSAGCRVLVTEVDPICALQACMEGYEVVTMEAAAPRGDIFVTTTGNIDVITVDHMRAMKDRAIVCNIGHFDNEIEVAKLKNFKWNNIKPQVDEITFPDDKRIILLAEGRLVNLGCATGHPSFVMSASFTNQTLAQIELWTRGDKYKNEVYVLPKHLDEKVAMLHLEKLGAQLSTLRKDQAEYIGVDVKGPFKTDAYRY, from the coding sequence ATGCCCTTCGACGATTACAAGGTTGCCGACATGTCGCTTGCGGATTGGGGCCGCAAGGAAATCAGCATGGCGGAAACGGAGATGCCGGGCCTGATGTCGACGCGCGATGAATACCGCGCCCAGCAGCCGTTGAAGGGTGCCCGCATCGCAGGCTCCCTGCATATGACGATTCAGACCGCCGTGCTGATCGAAACCCTGAAGGACCTGGGCGCCGACGTGCGCTGGGCCTCCTGCAACATCTTTTCGACCCAGGATCACGCCGCCGCCGCGATCGCCGACGGCGGCACGCCGGTGTTCGCCCATAAGGGGGAGAACCTGGAGGAATACTGGGACTACTGCCACCGCATCTTCGACTTCCCGGAAGGCACCGCCAACATGATCCTGGATGATGGCGGCGACGCGACGCTGCTGATCCATCTGGGCATCGAGGCGGCGAAAAACCCGTCGGTTCTGGACAATCCGGGTTCGGAAGAAGCCGAATACATGTTCGCCTCGATCAAGAAGAAACTGGCCGAGGATTCCGGCTGGTACGCCCGCCAGGGCGAGGCCATCAAGGGTGTTACCGAAGAAACCACGACCGGCGTGCATCGTCTGTACGACATGCAGAAGAAGGGAACCCTGATGTTCCCGGCCATCAACGTGAACGATTCGGTCACCAAGTCGAAGTTCGACAACAAGTACGGCTGCCGCGAAAGCCTGGTCGACAGCATCCGTCGCGCCACCGACGTGATGATGGCCGGCAAGGTCGCCGTGGTCGCCGGTTACGGCGATGTCGGCAAGGGGTCCGCCGAATCCCTGAGCAGCGCCGGTTGCCGCGTGCTGGTCACCGAAGTCGATCCGATCTGCGCCCTGCAGGCCTGCATGGAAGGCTATGAAGTCGTGACCATGGAAGCCGCCGCCCCCCGCGGCGACATCTTCGTCACCACCACGGGCAACATCGACGTCATCACCGTCGACCACATGCGCGCCATGAAGGACCGGGCCATCGTCTGCAACATCGGCCACTTCGACAACGAAATCGAAGTCGCCAAGTTGAAGAACTTCAAGTGGAACAACATCAAGCCGCAGGTCGATGAAATCACCTTCCCGGACGACAAGCGCATCATCCTTCTCGCCGAAGGCCGCCTGGTCAACCTGGGCTGCGCCACCGGCCACCCCAGCTTCGTGATGTCCGCCAGCTTCACCAACCAGACCCTGGCCCAGATCGAGCTGTGGACCCGCGGCGACAAGTACAAGAACGAAGTCTATGTGCTGCCCAAGCATCTGGACGAAAAAGTCGCCATGCTGCACCTGGAAAAGCTGGGGGCGCAGTTGTCGACCTTGCGCAAGGACCAGGCCGAATACATCGGTGTGGACGTCAAAGGCCCGTTCAAGACGGACGCCTACCGTTACTAA
- a CDS encoding haloacid dehalogenase type II, translated as MTDPDILKREIKILVFDQYGTVVDMQKGLTEIATPFLKEKGWDGNPHSFVTWWRRTHFENSMIDALCDRGHTPYRQIGHRAVSVVMDRAGIKYTQGEVEWLVSEIEKLKPFPDVIEALGRLRDAGYELAILSNGDPDMLANAGPHIGFDFDHVISVAEAGYFKPHWATYATACEITGYDRTSCLFVANHEFDVVGAKSFGMRTAFIDRRKRPFGAWPDQPDLIIENFKEMADTLC; from the coding sequence ATGACCGATCCGGACATTCTCAAGCGCGAAATCAAGATTCTGGTGTTCGACCAGTACGGCACCGTCGTCGACATGCAGAAGGGCCTGACGGAAATCGCCACGCCGTTCCTGAAAGAAAAGGGCTGGGACGGCAATCCCCACAGCTTCGTCACCTGGTGGCGGCGCACCCATTTCGAAAATTCCATGATCGACGCGCTGTGCGACCGCGGCCATACCCCCTACCGGCAGATCGGCCATCGCGCCGTCTCCGTGGTCATGGACCGGGCCGGGATCAAATACACCCAGGGTGAGGTCGAATGGCTGGTCTCCGAGATCGAAAAGCTGAAACCCTTCCCCGACGTGATCGAGGCCCTGGGCCGCCTGCGGGATGCCGGATACGAGCTTGCCATCCTGTCCAACGGCGACCCGGACATGCTGGCCAACGCCGGCCCGCATATCGGCTTCGACTTCGACCATGTCATCTCCGTCGCCGAAGCGGGCTACTTCAAGCCCCATTGGGCGACCTACGCCACGGCCTGCGAGATCACGGGCTACGACCGCACGTCCTGCCTGTTCGTCGCCAACCACGAATTCGACGTGGTCGGGGCGAAAAGCTTCGGCATGCGCACGGCCTTCATCGACCGGCGCAAACGCCCCTTCGGCGCCTGGCCGGATCAGCCCGACCTGATCATTGAAAACTTCAAGGAGATGGCCGATACACTCTGTTAG
- a CDS encoding alpha/beta hydrolase, which translates to MTTSSRHFLLCPGFMTDQALWSRMAPGLAELGTCTFADLSRTDDLEAAARDLLAAAPDRFILIGFSLGGFVAREIVRLAPDRVSGLVLMNSSSRPPRPEIAKRNAFLIGHTKERGFRGLSSDAVKKAFHPELRENDALIQEVKDMALRMGGEAFIRQLSIQRPDRRADLAAITCPTLVIWARQDELRSMNESKEMADAIPNARFEIIEDCGHMTPMEAPDEVLDLISEWVLGAAI; encoded by the coding sequence ATGACGACCTCTTCCCGCCATTTCCTTCTCTGCCCCGGCTTCATGACCGACCAGGCTCTCTGGTCGCGCATGGCGCCCGGGTTGGCGGAATTGGGGACCTGCACCTTCGCAGACCTCAGCCGCACCGACGATCTGGAGGCGGCGGCCCGCGACCTTCTGGCCGCGGCCCCTGACCGCTTCATCCTGATTGGTTTTTCCCTGGGCGGCTTCGTCGCGCGGGAGATCGTGCGCCTCGCCCCCGACCGGGTATCGGGCCTGGTGCTGATGAATTCCTCGTCCCGCCCGCCGCGCCCTGAAATCGCCAAGCGCAACGCCTTCCTGATCGGCCATACGAAGGAACGCGGGTTTCGCGGCCTGTCGTCGGACGCCGTGAAGAAGGCGTTCCATCCGGAACTGCGGGAAAACGACGCCCTGATTCAGGAGGTCAAGGACATGGCGCTGCGCATGGGCGGCGAGGCGTTCATCAGGCAGCTTTCCATCCAGCGCCCGGACCGACGCGCAGACCTGGCCGCAATCACCTGCCCGACCCTGGTCATCTGGGCGCGTCAGGACGAACTGCGTTCGATGAACGAATCGAAGGAGATGGCCGACGCCATCCCGAACGCGCGGTTCGAGATCATCGAGGACTGCGGCCACATGACGCCGATGGAAGCGCCTGACGAGGTACTCGATCTCATATCTGAATGGGTTCTTGGAGCGGCGATATAG
- the ptsP gene encoding phosphoenolpyruvate--protein phosphotransferase has product MRGNMEKRFEGMGVSPGIAVGPAHVREAGTLEVPERHVAKKGRPAEAKRLTAAVILARRQIKRLKAQAQKDTVTQEMHFLFDAYLQMLEDSRLVRGAHDLIQGKGLNAEAAVQKTLTGIIHAFQAMDNAYIAARVEDVRDVGNRIIRNLMREPLKPFSQAASGAIIIADQLSPADTAQLDPARIAGAATALGGAEGHAAIMARALGIPLVLGVPDLADAVSTGAKVIIDGTRGTIIVNPTARTLGVYEQLKVDARKVAERLGHMRTVPAVTRDNVTVALSANLELPIELEMVKRNGAAGIGLLRTEFLYMSRDDTPTEEEQYVALKEIVDAMDGKPVTIRTLDVGGEKPAQGLLGDLGEAAASALGLRGIRLSLKHTKTMDAQLTAILRAACHGPVRILLPMVSTVSEVRQTRDALNRAAQKLKRRKQKVPNPLPPLGVMIEVPAAALAADALAQVSDFFAIGSNDLTMYTLATDRTNEHVAHLFDSLHPAVLRLIQFATSAALRARIPISLCGEIAGDPRYAPLLLGLGLRELSMVPANIPLVKQRIREMDIAAATRRADAIMGQVDPGRIATLLDDFNGLA; this is encoded by the coding sequence ATGAGGGGGAACATGGAAAAACGTTTCGAGGGAATGGGCGTCTCGCCCGGCATTGCCGTCGGCCCCGCCCATGTGCGCGAAGCCGGCACGCTCGAAGTTCCCGAACGCCACGTCGCCAAGAAGGGCCGGCCGGCCGAGGCCAAGCGCCTGACCGCCGCCGTGATCCTGGCCCGCCGCCAGATCAAGCGCCTCAAGGCCCAGGCCCAGAAGGACACCGTCACCCAGGAAATGCATTTCCTGTTCGACGCCTATCTGCAGATGCTGGAGGATTCGCGCCTAGTGCGCGGCGCCCACGACCTGATCCAGGGCAAGGGCCTGAACGCCGAGGCGGCGGTGCAGAAGACCCTGACCGGCATCATTCACGCCTTCCAGGCCATGGACAACGCCTATATCGCGGCCCGGGTCGAAGACGTTCGCGACGTCGGCAACCGCATCATCCGCAATCTCATGCGCGAACCGTTGAAGCCGTTCAGCCAAGCTGCGTCGGGGGCGATCATCATCGCCGACCAGTTGTCGCCCGCCGACACGGCGCAGCTGGACCCGGCCCGCATCGCGGGTGCCGCGACGGCGCTCGGCGGGGCCGAGGGGCACGCCGCGATCATGGCGAGGGCGCTGGGCATACCTCTCGTGCTCGGCGTGCCAGACTTGGCCGATGCGGTAAGCACGGGCGCCAAGGTCATCATCGACGGCACCCGCGGCACGATCATCGTCAATCCGACGGCACGCACACTGGGCGTCTACGAACAGCTTAAGGTCGACGCCCGGAAAGTCGCCGAACGCCTGGGCCATATGCGCACCGTGCCCGCCGTCACCCGCGACAACGTGACCGTGGCGCTGTCCGCCAACCTGGAACTGCCCATCGAGCTTGAAATGGTCAAGCGCAACGGGGCCGCCGGGATCGGCCTGCTGCGCACGGAATTCCTTTATATGAGCCGCGACGACACGCCGACCGAGGAAGAGCAATACGTCGCCCTCAAGGAAATCGTCGACGCCATGGACGGCAAACCGGTGACCATCCGCACCCTCGATGTGGGTGGGGAGAAACCGGCTCAGGGATTGTTGGGCGACCTTGGTGAGGCGGCGGCATCGGCGCTGGGCCTGCGCGGGATCCGCCTGTCCCTGAAGCACACCAAAACCATGGACGCGCAATTGACCGCGATCCTGCGCGCCGCCTGCCACGGTCCCGTGCGGATTCTGTTGCCCATGGTGTCCACCGTATCGGAAGTGCGCCAGACGCGGGATGCCCTCAATCGGGCCGCGCAGAAGCTCAAGCGCCGCAAGCAGAAGGTGCCCAACCCCCTGCCGCCCCTGGGGGTGATGATCGAGGTGCCGGCGGCGGCGCTGGCCGCCGATGCCCTCGCCCAGGTGTCGGACTTCTTCGCCATCGGCTCCAACGACCTGACCATGTACACGCTGGCCACGGACCGCACCAACGAGCACGTGGCGCATCTGTTCGACTCGCTCCACCCGGCGGTGCTGCGCCTGATCCAGTTCGCGACCAGTGCGGCGCTGCGCGCGCGCATCCCGATCTCACTCTGCGGCGAAATCGCGGGCGATCCGCGCTACGCCCCCCTGCTGTTGGGCCTGGGCCTGCGCGAGCTGTCCATGGTGCCGGCCAACATTCCGCTGGTGAAACAGCGCATCCGCGAGATGGACATCGCCGCCGCCACGCGCCGCGCCGACGCCATCATGGGCCAGGTCGACCCGGGCCGCATCGCGACACTGCTGGACGATTTCAACGGGCTGGCGTGA